Part of the Brassica oleracea var. oleracea cultivar TO1000 chromosome C8, BOL, whole genome shotgun sequence genome is shown below.
TTGAAACTCAAATATATTGTGTGAATATATAAATTATGTGGATTCGGTCCCTAAATGCAATCTAGCACTCTGAAATTGAATATTTCAAAGGTAAATTTGAGCATATCAGTCTTGAACTAAATTTCAGAAGTGCATCCGTGAAGAAATCTTTAGTACCATAAACGTGATGTTTAAATTGGCTTCTGCAGTGGAAGCAAGAGTGTCTGCATAAGTTGATGAAGGGAAACATGGTTTAACTAAATAGAAGAACCATAAAAGCTTTTATCACATTCAAGATTTTGACACAAAACATGTAATGCAAATTTGAGCAGCACACAAGCTTTTAACATATCCAAGAAAATCCCAACAATTAGAGCTTTTGAATCTAAACAGTTTAGTAACCGTTTGTGCTCATACATAACAAAAAGGCGAAAAACGCTTCACATTAGAGTCTAATAAGTAGCATGCGATTGCTTTTGTTGTTTCAGAAGAAGATCTCTGGCTCTGCGGCTGGTTTTGCATCTTGCCTGAACCAGTGAACCCAACCACCAGCTGCTGTCCTCCGGCATTGACGCTAGCCAGATCAATCCCTCAACCTCCGTCTCCACCGCGATTCGTGCGTCTAGAAACGCAGCAGAGCACTTTTCTTTGGCGAATCCCGAGCACTTGTCCTTGGCCGCAACCAAGCATTCCTTGAATTCCCGCTCTTCGCATTTTTCTCGTTCCCTCATGTCCACGACCGCGCCGCCTAAGCTCCGCCACCACGGAGGCTTACAGTTGTTGGACGCGGAGACGGCGCACCCAATTCTGGCACCTTCCTCGCACTGCTCCTTGATTTGGGCTTCGCAACGCTTGTAAGCGGCAGCCCATGAATCCAGGGATCGGAAGGCTAGAACGTATTGACCTGATTCCGATCCCCCGGCAGGTATGGGTCCCCGGAGCAACGGTATCGGACGGTCGAACGAAACGGTGGTCGCCGACGCTGAGTATTCTTCCATTTCTCTCTAACGAGGCCCATCGGGCCTGAGGCTGGGATCTCTTTAATAAAAGGCTCATCCGACACGTGGCAATCAATAACCGACCGATTATTATAGTTTTGGGCCTTGAGAGATTAAAAGTCCATTAGCGAAAATTCAAACTTGTACGGTGGTTGTCTCTCTCTGGCGCTGAGAGTCTTGTCAGATCTGAGGATATGCGAATCGGGTAATCAAAAGGATCGTAGTAGCCCCTGCTGAGATGGAACTGGAAGATGGTGATGCACGGGGGAAGCACAGGATCCTTGCTGAGCTTGGCCGCGTCGAAGAGGAAGTCAGATTCTTGGAGGTAATATCCGATGATCCTCTCTAACCGGGGAGATATCAACTCTTTAATTGTGCCACCTCAGATCTTGAGTTTTCTGCTGAGATTATTCTCAGCAGATCCTTAGTTTTGCGAAATGTAGAGATCACTTCCTTAGAATTTCCCAAAATTCTCCTTTGTGTCTAACATCTCTAGCCTCACCTCATTGCGAACATTTGATAGTAAACTAGATTTCTTCTTTTATGCCAGAAAGAGTTGGAAGAGCTCGGGCAGACTGATACCGTACCAACCGTGTGTGAGGAGTAAGGGGAGGGAGAAACTCAGCCTATGTTTGTTTTTTTCTTTTGCAAGCAAAAAACTTGTGTGTTGATTTGGTGATCAACTTGTATTATTTTGTCTTGGTTTCACAGGCTGCTCTGTCTCATCGAGAAAGCACCCGACCCTCTCTTGCCACTGTGAGTTGTTTTTTTTTAGACTCTCAAGTGTTTACATTTGGAATCAAATGGCTGA
Proteins encoded:
- the LOC106307695 gene encoding uncharacterized protein LOC106307695, with the protein product MEEYSASATTVSFDRPIPLLRGPIPAGGSESGQYVLAFRSLDSWAAAYKRCEAQIKEQCEEGARIGCAVSASNNCKPPWWRSLGGAVVDMREREKCEEREFKECLVAAKDKCSGFAKEKCSAAFLDARIAVETEVEGLIWLASMPEDSSWWLGSLVQARCKTSRRARDLLLKQQKQSHATY
- the LOC106307696 gene encoding guanine nucleotide-binding protein subunit gamma 1, translating into MELEDGDARGKHRILAELGRVEEEVRFLEKELEELGQTDTVPTVCEELLCLIEKAPDPLLPLTNGPLNLGWDRWFQGPDGGDGCRCFML